One part of the Candidatus Nezhaarchaeota archaeon genome encodes these proteins:
- a CDS encoding ferritin-like domain-containing protein — protein sequence MVSKELLEMMNDAIAREIQVSIQYMWQHVQWSGVKGFAVKGELKKIAITEMKHAEAIAERLFYLGGIPTTKPTEIVVGKTLKEMIERDVKDEENAIKLYKRIIEKALEEKDQTTAFLFQEILKDEEEHHDFFTTLLEEI from the coding sequence TTGGTTTCTAAGGAGCTCTTAGAGATGATGAATGACGCCATAGCGAGAGAGATTCAGGTCTCTATTCAGTACATGTGGCAGCACGTACAATGGAGCGGGGTCAAGGGCTTCGCGGTTAAAGGAGAGCTGAAGAAGATAGCCATAACTGAGATGAAGCACGCTGAAGCAATCGCGGAGAGGCTCTTTTACTTGGGCGGCATTCCAACGACGAAACCCACGGAAATAGTCGTTGGCAAGACTCTAAAGGAAATGATAGAGCGAGACGTGAAGGATGAGGAAAACGCGATAAAGCTGTACAAGAGGATAATCGAGAAGGCTCTCGAGGAGAAGGATCAAACCACGGCCTTCCTCTTTCAAGAAATACTAAAAGATGAGGAAGAACACCACGATTTCTTCACGACGCTACTGGAGGAAATCTAG
- a CDS encoding rubredoxin — protein sequence MDKWMCQVCGYIYDPEVGDPTQGIGPMTAFENLPDSWVCPVCGAPKSMFVKV from the coding sequence TTGGACAAGTGGATGTGCCAGGTCTGCGGCTATATTTACGACCCAGAAGTAGGGGACCCTACTCAGGGGATCGGGCCCATGACAGCCTTCGAGAACCTACCAGACAGCTGGGTTTGTCCGGTATGCGGTGCTCCAAAAAGCATGTTCGTTAAAGTATAG